The sequence below is a genomic window from Lolium perenne isolate Kyuss_39 chromosome 7, Kyuss_2.0, whole genome shotgun sequence.
ACTCCATGATGATTGAAGGGAAGAACCAAAGATTTACAAAAGGGGATTTTAGGGAACGGAAGAGCTGGAGCGGAGCCAGAAGTACGTACGAGGACGGAGACTCCCTTAATCGGTGGTAGTCCTGGCCGAACAGGGAATGGGCTTGGGCCATAGGCACTATTTTTTTTTACATTTTTGGAAGACTGGGCCGGCGCCCAGTATGGCCTCCACGAGGCTCCGCCAgtgcggctagggtttcgtcgtGGTGCTACGCGTCGCGGAGAGCGGGGATTATTTAGGCGAGGTTGGACCCGGCGATTTAATACCGCGTGGATGctacgcgtccgcggcgagctgaccggcggaaGCCTCtactgcgcgcggaagacgacgcGTGTGCCGCTGACCGGCCGGGTCCACCTCTGCGGTGAAGCCGAAGCGAAAGCGTGGGAGAGATTTCtcggcgtttcgcgcgctttcgcttcgtccggactccccgagcgcgctccggtaggccggggttggcgtgggctcgccggatggatgaaggcccAAATCCGGgaaaaaacgaggaaccgggggcgcggctgggccatttttcaccgtccggatggaaaaatagCCAGCCGGGGGCCcattcggggagacgagtggagatgctctcagacACGCCGGAGGAGAGGCGACTAACAAGGTTTTGCCGCGAACCATCACACGAGCCGACTAACAAGGTCTTACCGCCGCGATCAAACCATCACACTTCAATGCCGTTTGTTGTCATGATAGTATGATTATTGTTTGAACCACATCATATAGGTGTTTATAGCTTTACATCTACAAACTTGATGTTGACAGCGCATACTCATCTAACAACACGCAAGAACTATCGCCAAAAGTCGCTCAAATTTTCATTCAACATACCCATATAATGTCATATAGTAACTCAGACAATTGCGCCGCATTATTACGTCTGCCTGAAAGCGCCCGGTGGTGCCGTTGGCATTGGAAAGAAAAAATCTGGCAGCCCGTCACTCCCTTCCTTATTAGAGCGGAAGAAACCGGAGTTCGTGTACTCCAACATAAGGGCAACGACGGTGGTGATCTCGCCGCCGTTGCTCAGCTGTCTGACATGAGAATCTGGTCTGCATCGATAGGCCGCGTAATAAAGCATCTCCACCCACACTTGGTTGATCAGCTCCAGCATGTTGGCATCGGGTGTTTCCTGGTCTTTGCTGATGAGCTTGGCGCCAAGCTGACATGCTCTGTCAAATGTCAAATTCCTTTCAAATCTATCAGCAGGTTTATATGGCTGAGGTGGTTCTCTAAAACTGAGCGTGGTATCTCCTTGGACTCCAGCAGGCTGAGGTGGTTCTCTAAAACTGAGCGTGGTATCTCCTTGGACTCGTATTAACGTGAGTAAATCCGCTTCCGAGCCATATTCGAGCTCATGGATCACCTTGTTGCATAGTTCGATGTACCATTGGCGACTAGCATTATCAGGGAGCATGTAGGGgcgtgccgcgagcagaaaaatCATGTAGTTGGAGAGCTCTTGGGTGACTTGTGCAAGACTGTGCGGCCGGCGTGAATGTTTCGCCTCATACCAGCTGAGGTAGACATGGGTGGCGATGTGCCACACGAGGATGGTCTGATCCGGCTCGGTGTCCACGCTCCAGCCCAGCTCCTCGTACAATCCTGGCCTCCTCTTCAGCGCCGCCCGGCCTCGTGAGTTTCGGATGTGATCGGGACTCTCATTGTCGACGTCCTTACTTTCCAATACTTTCTTGAGCACCTCAATGATGTCTGGTGAGACGGCGATGGAGGACGTGTAAACCAGCATGTTCCACCAGTCCTCCCGTCCGATCCATCTCGCAATTTTGCTGCCTAGGCTGTTCTTACAGTGGCTGCACATGTTGATAAAGTTGTGTTGTCCCATGGAACCAGACCAGTACCTTGCAGTACCTGTACCTCTGCACATTGCATATCTTGCGAGCTCATGAGACCAAGAAGCCAGACGAGCTAATGGACGAGCGACACCATCACGGCTTGCCCTGATGTACTTGCCGTATGTCCAGGTGGAGAACATGGCCCTCACCGCTGCTATGATCTCCAGGACGACAGCTCCAACTAGCAAAACGTAGGTGGCGGCCACATCGGCTCTTCTGTAACCATCTTTCTCATTGAATCGACGGAACAAGAGGAGTGCAGCGACAGTGGCCGGCAGCGAGAAGACACGAATGCAGTACCCGTGCCAAGTGTGGATCAGCTCAGCCTTGCTGTAGAAGACGTCGTGCATCAGCGAGATCTGCATCTCGGCCACTCCATACATGTCCTGCCATTCGATACCTATACGGCCGTAAACTGAAGCAACAGGCAACGGCCCCTTCAGCAGGTGCTTGGCATAATCCAGCAGTAAGTGAGCTCGAAATGTCTGCGAGTATTTCCCTGCGCCTTGGGCTACCTTTTGGATGtttccaccgtcaccgccaccaccaccagaaTCATTCTTAACCTTCTTGACAAAATTCTGGTAGTTCTTCCCGGACAGGTTATTGTCGCTGCAGGCAAGCTTGAGCGCACACACTCTCTCCCCGTATTTGACAACACCAATCACAAACATGAGGATGGCTGCCGGACGGAGCAATGTCTGGCGAGCCACGATGGAAGACTGATAGAGGACATAGGCGGCGGCGAGGACCTGGACGAAGAAGTTCTGCAGGTGGCGCAGCCACAGCCGATTGTCCTCGATGGAGTAGGCGGTGATGTTGTCCTGTCCGCCAAGATGCAGCAGTAGGAACGGTGCCCAGAATGCCATCAGTTGGTGCTCATGCGAGGTCGGGCTGGTGACCGACATGTGGCCGAGAGCGTATATCGCCGTCGTGTCGGCCAACAGGTACGTACGCCGACCACACGACCACCTTCAGCACACCGGAGTCCTTGCGCCGGCGGATCTCTGCGGTGATAAGGAGGATCACTTGCAGTGAGAGACTAATCAGTACCAGCACTAAGATCCCCCACTCTTTCCAAAACGCCACTAGCGGCTCTAGCAGTCCAACTGCAATCGTTGTCGCGGTCCCTGTCGCTGCCATGATCGAGCACCTGCAGCActacaaaaaaggaaaaaagacaaGATATAACTACACTTGCAACTCTTGTCGCAGAAAAAGCTACTCCGTAATACTTTGTAGTTCCGCTTCGCAAGTACATGTAATTCAAGATTTCCAAGTCTATTATCAAACATCTACGAATGTATTAATTTATATCGGGCCTGGGATCAAAATATACACTGGAATGCTACTGCATCTGGTACAAGGTAAAAAAATATCACTTACATGGCTTAATTAGCTGGAGAAGCGATATGGATCGATGCGATGATCCACCGGCTCAATCGGGTAAGAGAGAAGACCAGCAAAACAGATCGAGGTGGATAAGAAAACAGATCCATCGCTTGCGTTGAGGCTAGATTAGTCCTCCAACAGCCGGCGCCGGCCAGCTGAACTCTCACAATACTGTACCAGTACAGACTGACATATAGTAAAATTAATCCACTTGGTCTCGAAAAGGAAAAATTACAGACCCCGAGCTAGTCTTGTCCTGCATAAAGTATACCGACCTCACCTTTATTTTGAATTGCATCCCGGTTGTTGGGCTGGGCCGGGCTTTAGGACAGGCCAAGAAATGCCCAGCTCAAAAAATCTAGGCCAGACCTGGCCCAGCCAAAAAGGCCGGAAGCCCTCTGGGCCACGGGTTAGTCCGCTTCCTTATATTGCATCTTCAGGTTACATAGGTCTGGCCTGGCCGCCGAGCCAACTTTTCTAGGCACATGCTCGAGAATTTTGGGTCGGGCTTCAGGCCAGGCCTAGGACAGGGTGCATGGCTAGGCATATTCCTGGCATTCCACatgggaaaaagaaaaaaaaaattgtaAGAACGATTCCACTGCTATGACATATTTTGAGACTATTAAAGTCTTCTTATATTCATAGGATTTGTATAGAAATTATATAGAATTAGATCTTATGAGAAAAAATTCTACTACGTTCTTTGATTAATAAGAATCTATTAACTAATCCTATATaaatcttgtagtgcaaatcctataaaaAACATTATATCATATCTTCTAGAAAATTtggttgctacaatcaaacatatTTCATCTTCCCCTATGATCCAAGTAGGCATACCATTCCAATTATACGTTTTTCTTTTTTTGACAAAGGGAATATAATAATATTGCGAAGATACCGATTACACCTAGTCTCTGCAACGACGCCATACCCTAATGGTAGCAGTGGCGAACCTACAGGGTATGCCCGGTATGCCGTGGCATACCCTGTGGCCCAGTCATCCTTAATCAGCTGCTTTATTTAATCAAGATGAGCGCCTGTGCTATGCATGCAGCTGCGAGCCTGCGACAATGCATGTCTTGTTTAGGAATAGGCTTGTGGCTGCATAGGCATCAGGCAGTAATCTCGCGTGGCCAGCAGTCTCTAGGCATGAGTCGCTAAAGGAATTTCGCTGATGGAGCCTTTCGAAACTTGACAGTCCGgcctgttataaaagcgacaagcaaataacgaagaacgataaaggaaaacgcagcggagacacaagatttaacgtggaaaaccccttccaacacagaaggggaaaaaaccacgggcgccagccagcaaaacttcactatatcggggagtgtttacaaacgccgtgggttatcttataatctgataaaacctacccggcggcttacaagatgtatatataggcgttgCCAACGATCTGTACCGTACCGCGGGGGCTGCCGCCCCCCGCACCCCCTTCGTAGGCGTTCCTGCAGGCCACGACGTATGAGCTAACTTCTGACTCCGCTACGCTTCGCCCCAAGCTTccagcgacgggcctcgctccgctcgtcacttctgactccgctacgcttcggcccaagcctccggcgacgggcctcgctccgctcgtcagaagttagcctcccttcagtatatgaatttggatcacaatataacacggCCGGTGGACAAGCATTCAGTAGATCTTCATCTTGACGCGAGAGAGACTCTAGGACCAGCACTTTTATTCTTTGATGTATATAACTTGTCGCCAATTTTGGTATTTAGCATCTAAATCAGTGACAAGTAATATGAGACGGAGCCACGGAGGGAGTATTTGTTAAGCTTCTATATATTGGCATTCCGCGTGCTTGAACAGTTCGAGTAAGTTACTGAATTTCGCGCGACAagatcagaaaaaagaaaagagtCGGCCTGATCTGACTTGTGCGCCTACCAGTTCCTTTGGCTCCTGTTTCCACCAACAAAAATAATGCTTGACTTGACTTGTCTCCCTGTTAGGAACCAGTCAGATGGCCGCGACCCACTACCTATATAAGTCATGTGCTCGATGTCATTATCAGTTTCCATGCTAGtatgtactgtgttctcaaaaaaaaaaaaaagtttccaTGCTAGTAATATTATCGCTTGACATAAAAAGACTTGACTTGGCTTTTGCTTCCGATGCACGCGAGCGTTTACCTCGATTCTTCCTTGATCACACGCCACACGCGGTTTGTTCACGTGGAAGCCACGCTACGCTAGCCCACGGAAAGCGGAGCCCAAGTAGGATAGTCCATTCCGTTTATGAGACTCCAACCGCGTCCATATGTTTATATCTAAGGAAGCCGTAAAGCGCGTGGCGGGCCCGGCCCAAGCAAAAAGtctccgcgtcctcctcctcgtcgtctcaAATACCCCGATCGCCCCTCCGCTTTCTGCTCAATTCCGCGCCTCACCCCCGTCGTCTTCCTctagtcgtcgccgccgccgattcAACGCTTGTCCGCTCCTCCGTCCGCCTCGATGTTGTCTTCGACGCCGTCGATCCAGGGCCAGATCCTCGAGCTCAGAGGTGCGCGCTCGTCCGTCAGTCTCTACTTAGCCCCGCCGGATTGAGCTCTGCTTGCTGACTTCTTGTTCGTGTTTGGTTTGGCAGTGACCGGGTGCAGGAAGCTGCGGGACACGGAGATCTTCTCGCGCCAGGACCCCTACGTCATCGTCGAGTACGCCAACACCAAGCTGCGCACCCGCACCTGCACCGGTCAGTCCTCCCCCCCTCTTCTCCTTGAGGACCGCCATTTTATTTCGTTGGCTTCAGCTTCCTGTGCCTGTTATGCGTCAGTAAACACCTCTTCATGCCAAGGCATCTCTCCACACGTGACAGCAAACTCTCCTAGATGACCCAAACCAGCGGATGTTTGAACTGTGGGTAGTGTTGGATTGCTCGAGCACTGTAGTATCGTCTAGAGATCTAATCTGGTGCCAACCTAGGTAGCCTGTTCAACGAGCATCTATCTACGGCGTGCTCAGCAAAGTTTGTTTCTGCAATTGCGCCAGACGCTGGTGTTCACACCCACCGTGTGCTGGTGTTGGTTGGCACCGATTGCCTACCCTTCATTGCCAACCCACCTCACATGGGGAAATTAGGTGCCAGCGGACAGTCCTAGGGGGGACCAAAACTAGTGTGGTATTTGGTATTTGAAGTGAATACTGGATCTGCTGGAGCTTTGATGTAGTGTATATTGTAGTAAAACCCTACACCGATTTCCAGGCTGTACGTTCATTGAGCAGCACCTACCGCCGTCGTCCGCAAGGTGGGCGGGCGGTTGGGTGGGGGTGACCAGGTTCAGCAATGCTTCCTGGTTGTTCTCGGGGAGGGGGCTAGCAGTCCCTTGTTCTTGGTTACAGTTTGGATCGGCGACGAAGCTTGTTTTGTTGCTAGCTAGGGCGTTTCTTTCTGATTTCCCCCACACTGGTTACTGCATGATGCAGGTTAGATAGATATATGCCTCCGGATAGTTTTGTGGAAATAATGCGGTGTCTCCTCATATCATTACTTTTGCCTCTTCCGCATCTCCTGGTAGGTAGTTGTTTGGTAGAAGAATCATGCCACCCTACAATGGGGCATAACTCAGATTGATTCGAGTATATTCTTCTGCATTTGTTTGATGCCTCCCCGATGAATACGTTTGTACAAGCTGGCTAGTTGTACCCGTTACTTTTCCTAGTTTTATGAAGAAGCTGTGTCTTGTGACGAGCTTGTTTTTGTTTCTTGCACATTCACTGTTGGAAATCATGCCATTCTAGATTGGTATGAGATATTCGGGTTGATTTGAGAATATATTCTTCTACATTTGTTTGATGCGCTCCCTGTGAATAAAGTTGTGTACTCATTACTTGTCCAGTTGTCCTGTTTTCTATTGTACAATCTGGCATCTAGCCAGTCTACCTATATGTTTCTAGTGACGCAACCAGGGCCCTCGAACTGATTTTCCAAGTTGAGCAATTCAAATGTTGGAAACGAATGTGCCATTGTGTTGCCATCTGTTCAATATCTTTTTTTCGAAAGTTGCTGCTTTGCCTCCGTAATCTCAACAAGGACTATTTTCTAAAACAAAACACATCTTCTGAAAATCCCAACGAAGTCTTAAATACAGCAAACTGGCATGGATAGTTTTCCAAGTTATGTGAGTTATAGAGAAATGTTCATTTCACTTCCAATTTTTAAGCTGCTCTCTGTGGTTCCCTGTAGGGAACTTGTTTTTTCTGTTATCTTACAATTGTTATGCCTAATCAAATACCCACTCCCATTCATCCTTGAGCTAACCTGACTAAATCCTCGATATTTCAAGATGTGCTTAGATCTAGTATTAGATTATGACCCAGTGGCTTTTGCTGAGGGATTTCAAGGACATGTCCAATATCAGTGAAATGTTTATTTTGCTTATACTTTACCCACATAATGCTTATCATCCATTTTTTTTAATACAATCAGATGGGGGAAGAAATCCGTCCTTCGACGAGAAGTTTCAGATACCACTCGTTGATGGGCTCCGTGAGCTGAATGTTCTCGTTTGGAACAGCAACACTATCAACAATGATGACTTCATCGGCAGCTGCAGGTTTGTGCATCGTAGTGCCGCTCTTTTACTTATTACTGTTATCAAGTGACTGATCcttattaaaaaaaatcaagtGACTGATAGCTGACCATTTCTGTAGGGTGCCGCTGCACAAGG
It includes:
- the LOC127316724 gene encoding uncharacterized protein, with translation MSVTSPTSHEHQLMAFWAPFLLLHLGGQDNITAYSIEDNRLWLRHLQNFFVQVLAAAYVLYQSSIVARQTLLRPAAILMFVIGVVKYGERVCALKLACSDNNLSGKNYQNFVKKVKNDSGGGGGDGGNIQKVAQGAGKYSQTFRAHLLLDYAKHLLKGPLPVASVYGRIGIEWQDMYGVAEMQISLMHDVFYSKAELIHTWHGYCIRVFSLPATVAALLLFRRFNEKDGYRRADVAATYVLLVGAVVLEIIAAVRAMFSTWTYGKYIRASRDGVARPLARLASWSHELARYAMCRGTGTARYWSGSMGQHNFINMCSHCKNSLGSKIARWIGREDWWNMLVYTSSIAVSPDIIEVLKKVLESKDVDNESPDHIRNSRGRAALKRRPGLYEELGWSVDTEPDQTILVWHIATHVYLSWYEAKHSRRPHSLAQVTQELSNYMIFLLAARPYMLPDNASRQWYIELCNKVIHELEYGSEADLLTLIRVQGDTTLSFREPPQPAGVQGDTTLSFREPPQPYKPADRFERNLTFDRACQLGAKLISKDQETPDANMLELINQVWVEMLYYAAYRCRPDSHVRQLSNGGEITTVVALMLEYTNSGFFRSNKEGSDGLPDFFFPMPTAPPGAFRQT